The stretch of DNA GGTTTAGAGGCTTTAAGAAATCATGTAGATACCTTGCTTATTATTAATAACGATAAATTGAGAATGATTCATGGTAACCTTAAAATGGGCGAATGTTTCTCAAAAGCAGACGATATTTTAACAACTGCTGCTAAAGGTATTGCTGAGATTATTACTGTAGCTGGATATATTAACGTGGATTTTGAAGATGTTAAAACGGTAATGAAAGATGGTGGAACAGCTATTATGGGGTCTGCTTCTGCCGAAGGTGAAAATAGAGCAATTCAGGCAGTTACAAAAGCATTAGAATCTCCATTGTTAAACGATAACGAAATTAAAGGAGCAAACTTCATCTTATTAAATGTTACTTCTGGTGAAGATGAAATTACTATGGATGAAATTGACGAGATAACTGATTACATCCAAAAACAAGCAGGATATACTGCCGAATTAATTTGGGGGAATGGTACTGACGAGTCTTTGGGAAATAAAGTTTCTGTAACGGTAATAGCAACTGGTTTTGGTTCAAACGAAAATTCATCAATGGAATTTGGTGTTAAACCAGAAAAAATTGTTCACGATTTAGAAAATACTGCAGCAGTGGTTCAGTCGATTATCGAAAATAATGTTGAAGAGAACGAAGAAGTTGAAGAACCATTTTTGAAAACTACTACAACCCAACCAAGCTTTGAATTTGATAATAACGATGAAGTGGAAGCTGAAGTTGAGCAAGAAGAATTTTCAGAACCTGAAAAAATTGTTTTTAACTTAGAAGATGAAACTGAAGAAGAAATTGATGAAATAGTTGCAGAAGAAGAGTTGGACGTTGAAAATGAAGAAGTAGCTGATTTTACTTTTGAATTAAACGAATCTATCGAAATTGAAGAAGAGGAAGAAGAATTTTCAATGGAAATGGATGATTTAGACGATAACGATAATGAAAGCCCTTTTTTAATGTCATCGGATGAAGAAAAAGAAGATAAAAAAGAAACGATTATCTGGAATTTGAACGATGTAATTAACGAAGAAGCTTCAAATATTGATGAAGAAGTAAATCACGATGTTGCAGCTGAATCAGCTGAAGAAATAACTAGTTCTACGGAGCCAGTTTATACTAAAAGAATTCCTGAAGAAGAGCAAAAAAGATTGTCAGCTGAAAGAATTCGAAGAATTAAAGAATTGGGTGGTAGAATGAAAACGCCATCTGGAATTAGCGAGTTGGAAAAAGAACCAGCATATAAAAGACGTCAAATTTCTTTAGATTCAATTCCTCATTCATCAGAAAACACCATGTCTAGATTTACTTTAGGTGAAGATGAAGATGGTAGTCCAAAGTTAAAAGACGACAATTCGTTTTTACACGATAATGTAGATTGAAAAATAAGTTTATAGCTTATGAGTTTAGAAGTTTAAGTGATAAACTCATAAACTTTAAACACCTAAACTAAAAAAATGAACTTAACAGAACAAATTAATAACGACATAAAAACAGCTATGCTAGCAAAAGATGCTGCAAAGTTAGCCGCATTAAGAGCAGTTAAATCTGAATTGTTATTGGAAGCGTCAAAAGGTGGTAATTCCGAAATATCTGAGGAAACAGGTCAGAAATTAGTGCAAAAACTTGTAAAACAACGTAAAGACGCTTTAGAAATTTATTTAGAGCAAAAACGACAAGATTTAGCAGATGTAGAGCAATTTCAAATAGATGTTTTATCAAACTATTTACCTAAACAAATGGATGAGGCAGAGGTTAGAAAAGTTATACAAGAGGTAATTGCTCAAACAGGAGCATCTTCTGCAGCTGACATGGGTAAGGTTATGGGCGCATCTATGGGGAAATTAAGCGGAAAGGCTGATGGAAAATTGATTTCTGCCATAGTAAAAGAAGAGTTGTCGAAATAATTTCGAATTAGATACAAATAAAAAAAGCCAGCTATAAGCTGGCTTTTTTTTTAATCTTAAAAAGATTAAGCTTTCTTTACATCAACTGCATTTAAGCCTTTTCTTCCTTCTTTAACATCGTAAGTCACTTCGTCGTTATCCTGAACTTGATCAATTAATCCACTTACGTGAACAAAATATTCTTCTCCAGTTTCGTTATCTTTAATAAATCCAAAACCCTTTGTTGTGTTAAAAAATTTTACTGTACCAGTTTTCATAATTATGTTTAAAAAATTTTAACGAAAGTACAGAAAAAAATTATTAAAAAGCAATTTGGGGTAAAAAAGTCTTATTTAAAGAGTATTTTAACAATATTCGTTAAATGCAGAAGCTAAGTTTTCTGCTATCATTTCTGCAGGTCTACCCTCAATATGGTGTCTTTCGATAAAATGAACCAATTTTCCATTTTTAAACAAGGCCATACTTGGAGATGAAGGTGGATAAGGTAGTGTATATTTTCTTGCTTGAGCAACGGCCTCAGGGTCAACCCCTGCAAAAACAGTTACAATTTTGTTTGGTTTTTTATCATTGGTAATTGCTATTCTAGCAGCTGGACGAGCATTAGCCGCTGCACAACCACAAACTGAATTTATTACCACGAAAGTTGTGCCTTCGCTATTAATTGCATTGTCAACTTGCGTCGCTGTGGTTAACTCTTCAAAACCTGCTGAAGTTAACTCTGTTTTCATTGGTGCTACTAATTCTGGTGGATACATATCTTTTGTTTTTTATAACTACTTATTTAGATTGACTCAAAATTACATAATCTAACCCATTATTTAAGTAATTGTATGTTTAAAATTATATTAATAAGGCAACCTTTTGTTTATATTTACGACTATTAAATAGGTTATAAACATCATCTTTCTATGAATAAGCTTTTAAGTTTCGTAATAGTGTTTTTTACAATTCATTTGAGTGGGTTTGGACAAGGTGCAACTTGTGGTGCTGCAGATCCTTTCTGTACAGGTAACACATATACTTTTCCTAATAATACTGGAGTTGGTAGTGCTGGAGGTGGAAATAATTATGATTGTCTTTCTACAACACCCAATCCTGCTTGGTACTATATGGAGGTGGCTACATCTGGAAATATTAATATTGGAATATCTCAAACAACAAATACAGGTGCACCAATAGATGTGGATTTTATTTTATATGGACCTTATGATGACTTAACACAAGCTTTGAGTTATTGTGGTAATCACGGAAATGCTTCAACTGCGGCAGATCCAAATCAAGTTGTTGATTGTAGTTATGATCCTTCTCCAACAGAAACAGCTGTTATTCCAAATGCTCAAGCTGGTGATGTTTATATAATGTTATTGACGAATTATGCGAATCAAGCTGGTACAATCCAGTTTTCTCAAACAGGAGGTACTGGTGCTACAGATTGTTCTATCGTTAATCCTTGTTCTATCTCTGCTTTAACCGCCACTCCAGGAGCTTGTGTTCCAGCATCCAACACTTATACTGTTTCTGGTTCTATAACTTTTAATGATGCACCCACTACAGGGACATTAACTGTTACAGATTGTCATGGAAATAGCCAAGTGTTTAATGCACCTTTTACTAGCCCAAGAGCATACAGTATATCGGGAATAACTTCTAATGGTATTGCTTGTAATGTTACAGCGGTATTTTCTGCTGATCCTGGTTGTACTCGAACTACTAACTATACATCTCCTTCCTCGTGTGTGCCTGTTTGTAATCTATCCGCACTAACAGCAGTTCCTGGAGCCTGTGTGCCAGCTACGAATACATATACACTAACGGGAAATATCACTTTTGCAAATGCTCCATCGAGTGGTACATTAACGGTTACGAGTAGTTGTGGAGGTTCACAAACATTTAATGCCCCGTTTACAAGTCCACAGGCCTATAGCTTAGCAGGATTAACATCAAATGGTTCAGCATGTAGCGTTACAGCAGTATTTTCAGCCGATGCAATATGTACCCGAACAACGAACTATACGGCTCCTGCATCATGTACACCATCATGTTCAATATCCTCACTAACAGCAGTACCAGGAGCATGTGTACCAGCCACAGATACGTATACATTAACGGGAGTTATTACCTTTTCAAATGCACCAGCATCAGGAACGTTAACGGTAACAGACTGTCATGGAGGCACACAAGTGTTTAATGCACCGTTTACAAGTCCACAAGCCTATAGTATAGCGGGTATTGCTTCAGACGGAGCAGCCTGTAATGTAGTCGCAGTATTTTCAGCAAATGCAGCATGTACCCGAACAACAAACTATACCTCACCATCATCATGTGTTGTGCCATGTACCTTTACAGGTATAGTAGATACAGTAGGGTTATGCGATGGAGTAACGAATGATTTTCCTCGATATGGAACAGTAACCTTTAACAATGCACCGTCTACAGGATTATTATTATTTACCGATTGCAAAGGAAACACAGATACGCTTTTTCCACCATTTACCTCACCAGCCAGTTATTATTTAGAAGCGAACTCAGATGGAACAGTAGGATGTGATATTACGGCGGTATTTACAGCAGATCCAACATGTACAATAAATATAGCGAATGACTACCCAGTAGCTTGTGGATGCCCTGCTGATGCAGGAACAACGATTGCGGGAGTATTTGGAGATGGATTAATGAATTATGTGTTGTGTTATAATGACACCATTATTATAGCCTCCAATGGAGATGAAATAGACCCCTTAGATGTAGGGCCGCTAGGACCAGGAATCACCTATAACCCAGGAATTACCTTTGGGATATATACTTGCCCACCAACACCAAACACATCACCAGACTTAGACCCTTGTTATACAGGATTTGTAACAGGAACGATATCAAACTTTGGAGATTTAAATGATGGAGGATTAATAGCCTTTATGAATGGTCAAGGATTTACCTTTACAAATAATACAGTATACTTTGCTCCAATTACCTTGTACAACCAAGATAGTTTGATTTACAATACAGGTTGTGTAGATGTTGGTCCAGCGACAGCTGTAGTATACTTACCAGAAATTATTACCAGTAATCCAACAGAAGACTGCCCAACAGGAACCTTTACGATAACAATAAACGGAGGCTACCCAGCATTATTAGGAGGGAACTTTACCGCCACAAACTTACTACCAGCAACAGCAAGTTTTGTGAATACTACTACAACCAATGGAGGAACAATACAGATAGATGGATTACAAGATGGCGACATGTATAGTTTTGATGTAGCCGATACCAATGGATGTCCAATAACAGTATCAGGAGGGCCATTTGTAGGCTTACCAACTGCCAATGCTGGAGCAAACGATACGAGCTGTACCCTAACATACACCTTAAATGCTGTGCCAAGTATAGGAACAGGAGCATGGACAGGGCCAGCGAATGTAAGTTTTGTGCCGGCTAATTCAGCAACAGCAACAGCAACAAGTACAACGGCAGGAACCTTTGATTTGTATTGGACAGAGACCAATGGAGTAGGATGCTCAACAACAGATACCGTAAAAATTACTTTTTTAAACCCAATTACGACAGTTGTGGTAGCCGATTGTCAAGACAGTTCAATAACAGTGACAATATCAAATGGATTGCCAGAACAAGATGGAACAAATTATACGGTATCAAACTTATTACCTGCTACAGCTAATTTTACAACATCAACAGTAACACACGCTGGCGATGTTGTAGTACAAGGATTACAAGATGGCGATATGTATAGTTTTGATATTGCTGATAACTTTGGATGTGCAACATCAATTGCGGGAGGGCCATTTGTAGGCTTACCAAATGCCAATGCGGGACAAAACGATACAAGCTGTACGTTAACATACACCATGAATGCTGTACCAAGTATAGGAACAGGAGCATGGACAGGACCTGCGAATGTAAGTTTTACACCAAATGCCAACGACCCTAATGCTGTAGCAACAAGTACAACAGCAGGAACATACACACTTACATGGACAGAAGATAATACTTTAGGATGTACAGATGCAGCAACCGTAAACATCACGTTTACCCAAATGAGCATCCCCAATGTATTAACCCATGTAAATTGCAATGGAGGAACAAATGGACAAGTAGTGGTTGCACCACAAGGAGGAATTGCACCTTACACATACAGTTGGACAACATCAACAAACGCTACACCAGTAGAGAATAACCTGCCAGCAGGAAGTACAACAGTAACCGTTACAGATGCAAAGGGATGTACACTAGACTCAACCTTTACCTTAACTGAGCCAGCAGCATTTGGTGTAAGCATATCAAATGTAACACCAGTGTTATGTCAAGGAGGTTCAAACGGGTCAGCAACAGCAACAGTAAATGATGTAACGAACACCTATACTTATAGTTGGAATACAGTACCCGTTCAAAATACAGCAACAGTAAGCAATTTTACAGCAGGCACATATATAGTTACAGCAACACAATCACCAAGCGGATGTACAGATACAGCGTCAGTCATAATAACCGAGCCAACACGAGTAACCATAAGCAGTGTAAGTCCAAATGTTACGATATGTGCAGGACAAACAACCAACATCACATCCACAGCCACAGGTGGTTCTGGAGCAGGATATGTATACACATGGAACAATGGATTGGGAGTAGGACAAAATCATACAGTGAGTCTATTACCAAACACGACCACGAATTATGAAGTAACAGCAGTAGATGCCAATGGCTGTCCATCAGATACAGGACGAGTAACGGTGATAGTACACCCATCATTAAGTGTAATAGCATCCACTACGAAGGATACTGTTTGTCCAGGAGTAAGCACAACCCTAAATGCACTAGCAAGCTTTGGTAATGGAGGACCATACACCTATAGTTGGTCACCAACAACCAACATGACAGGGTCAAACACATCAAACCCAACAGTAACCCCAACAGGAGCTACTACCTATACAGTAACATTAAATGATGGCTGTTCACCATCAGTAACAGACACAATAAGAATCTACCTGTATAACTTACCAAACCCACAAGCAAGTGCAGATACCTTGAGTTTATGTATAGAACCAAGAGAAGCGATAACATTTTATAACTTAACCGATACCACAAATGGGATGTTAGATACCAATAGAGTGACATGGAATTTTGGAGATGGTACAACAGCAACACAGCCATGGGATACGATACAACACACCTACAATCAAGTAGGAACATATACAGTAAGCATGACCGTATACAGTCAAGCGCCACGAGGAGGATGCTCAAAAACAAATGTGGTGGTGAATCAGATAGACATCAACGCATTGCCAGTAGCAGACTTTAGTTCAACACCCAACCCAACAAGCATGTTTGAAACAGAGGTTCAGTTTGCCGACCAAAGTGGAAGTGCTATAGATAATTATCATTGGGATTTTGGAGGACTAGATACAAGCAACTACCCCAATCCAATATATATATTTCCAGACGACACCAATGGCGTGTACCCAGTAACCTTAACAGTAATAGACATGAATGGCTGTACAGATGACATTACAAAATTAGTAACGATAACAGCAGAATATGGAATTTATATACCCAATGCCTTTACCCCAGATTTTGACTTTAAAAACGATATGTTTGGGCCCACAGGATTTGGTATCTCACCAGAGGATTATCACTTTATGATATTTGATAGATGGGGAGAAAAGCTGTTTGATACAGATGTATTGTTTAAGCCATGGGATGGATTTTACAAAGGCACCAGAGTACAAGAGGGAGTGTATGTATGGAAACTCTTCTTTAAAGATTACAACAATAAAAAACACGAAAAAATAGGACATGTTACTATTATTCAGTAGTTAAACATCAATAAAAAAGAGGCGGTTATTTTACCGCCTCTTTTTTTATAGTAAAATAATAAGTGGCTAATTTATAGGAGCTCAATCCCAAGCCTGTAATTACTCCAACACAATTTTTTGCCATTAACGATTGGTGGCGATATTCTTCACGGGCATAAACATTTGAAATATGAACTTCAATTACAGGAGAAGTAATGCTAGCAATAGCATCGGCAATACCAATAGAAGTATGTGTATAAGCCCCCGCATTCATAATAATGCCATCAATAGAAAAACCAACTTCGTGTAATTTATTAATTAGTTCACCCTCAACATTGCTTTGGTAGTAAGAGAAATTAATTTGAGGAAAACCTTTTTTTAACTCAACCAGATACTCATCGAAAGTTTGGTTTCCATAAACCTCTGGTTCACGTTTTCCTAATAGATTTAAGTTTGGACCGTTAATAATTAATATATTCATAATCAAAATACTGAATAGCAAAGATATATATTTGTATGGAATGAATTGGAATTCTATCATAAAAGGCTTTAAAGCATATTTGCAGTTAGAACGCTCTTTGTCAGAAAACTCTGTAGATGCCTATATCAGAGACATTAAAAAGCTAGAGGAGTTTTGTGTTTTGAAAGAAATTTCTGTGCAGCCAGAA from Flavobacteriales bacterium encodes:
- the ftsZ gene encoding cell division protein FtsZ; this encodes MKFDLPKDQSSIIKVIGVGGGGSNAVNHMYNQGITGVDFVICNTDAQALTLSPIPNKIQLGTTLTEGLGAGANPEVGKNAAIEDIENIKSILQNNTKMVFITAGMGGGTGTGAAPVIAEVARELGILTVGIVTIPFSFEGRRRKQQADEGLEALRNHVDTLLIINNDKLRMIHGNLKMGECFSKADDILTTAAKGIAEIITVAGYINVDFEDVKTVMKDGGTAIMGSASAEGENRAIQAVTKALESPLLNDNEIKGANFILLNVTSGEDEITMDEIDEITDYIQKQAGYTAELIWGNGTDESLGNKVSVTVIATGFGSNENSSMEFGVKPEKIVHDLENTAAVVQSIIENNVEENEEVEEPFLKTTTTQPSFEFDNNDEVEAEVEQEEFSEPEKIVFNLEDETEEEIDEIVAEEELDVENEEVADFTFELNESIEIEEEEEEFSMEMDDLDDNDNESPFLMSSDEEKEDKKETIIWNLNDVINEEASNIDEEVNHDVAAESAEEITSSTEPVYTKRIPEEEQKRLSAERIRRIKELGGRMKTPSGISELEKEPAYKRRQISLDSIPHSSENTMSRFTLGEDEDGSPKLKDDNSFLHDNVD
- a CDS encoding GatB/YqeY domain-containing protein; the protein is MNLTEQINNDIKTAMLAKDAAKLAALRAVKSELLLEASKGGNSEISEETGQKLVQKLVKQRKDALEIYLEQKRQDLADVEQFQIDVLSNYLPKQMDEAEVRKVIQEVIAQTGASSAADMGKVMGASMGKLSGKADGKLISAIVKEELSK
- a CDS encoding cold shock domain-containing protein, with translation MKTGTVKFFNTTKGFGFIKDNETGEEYFVHVSGLIDQVQDNDEVTYDVKEGRKGLNAVDVKKA
- a CDS encoding BrxA/BrxB family bacilliredoxin translates to MYPPELVAPMKTELTSAGFEELTTATQVDNAINSEGTTFVVINSVCGCAAANARPAARIAITNDKKPNKIVTVFAGVDPEAVAQARKYTLPYPPSSPSMALFKNGKLVHFIERHHIEGRPAEMIAENLASAFNEYC
- a CDS encoding gliding motility-associated C-terminal domain-containing protein, which produces MNKLLSFVIVFFTIHLSGFGQGATCGAADPFCTGNTYTFPNNTGVGSAGGGNNYDCLSTTPNPAWYYMEVATSGNINIGISQTTNTGAPIDVDFILYGPYDDLTQALSYCGNHGNASTAADPNQVVDCSYDPSPTETAVIPNAQAGDVYIMLLTNYANQAGTIQFSQTGGTGATDCSIVNPCSISALTATPGACVPASNTYTVSGSITFNDAPTTGTLTVTDCHGNSQVFNAPFTSPRAYSISGITSNGIACNVTAVFSADPGCTRTTNYTSPSSCVPVCNLSALTAVPGACVPATNTYTLTGNITFANAPSSGTLTVTSSCGGSQTFNAPFTSPQAYSLAGLTSNGSACSVTAVFSADAICTRTTNYTAPASCTPSCSISSLTAVPGACVPATDTYTLTGVITFSNAPASGTLTVTDCHGGTQVFNAPFTSPQAYSIAGIASDGAACNVVAVFSANAACTRTTNYTSPSSCVVPCTFTGIVDTVGLCDGVTNDFPRYGTVTFNNAPSTGLLLFTDCKGNTDTLFPPFTSPASYYLEANSDGTVGCDITAVFTADPTCTINIANDYPVACGCPADAGTTIAGVFGDGLMNYVLCYNDTIIIASNGDEIDPLDVGPLGPGITYNPGITFGIYTCPPTPNTSPDLDPCYTGFVTGTISNFGDLNDGGLIAFMNGQGFTFTNNTVYFAPITLYNQDSLIYNTGCVDVGPATAVVYLPEIITSNPTEDCPTGTFTITINGGYPALLGGNFTATNLLPATASFVNTTTTNGGTIQIDGLQDGDMYSFDVADTNGCPITVSGGPFVGLPTANAGANDTSCTLTYTLNAVPSIGTGAWTGPANVSFVPANSATATATSTTAGTFDLYWTETNGVGCSTTDTVKITFLNPITTVVVADCQDSSITVTISNGLPEQDGTNYTVSNLLPATANFTTSTVTHAGDVVVQGLQDGDMYSFDIADNFGCATSIAGGPFVGLPNANAGQNDTSCTLTYTMNAVPSIGTGAWTGPANVSFTPNANDPNAVATSTTAGTYTLTWTEDNTLGCTDAATVNITFTQMSIPNVLTHVNCNGGTNGQVVVAPQGGIAPYTYSWTTSTNATPVENNLPAGSTTVTVTDAKGCTLDSTFTLTEPAAFGVSISNVTPVLCQGGSNGSATATVNDVTNTYTYSWNTVPVQNTATVSNFTAGTYIVTATQSPSGCTDTASVIITEPTRVTISSVSPNVTICAGQTTNITSTATGGSGAGYVYTWNNGLGVGQNHTVSLLPNTTTNYEVTAVDANGCPSDTGRVTVIVHPSLSVIASTTKDTVCPGVSTTLNALASFGNGGPYTYSWSPTTNMTGSNTSNPTVTPTGATTYTVTLNDGCSPSVTDTIRIYLYNLPNPQASADTLSLCIEPREAITFYNLTDTTNGMLDTNRVTWNFGDGTTATQPWDTIQHTYNQVGTYTVSMTVYSQAPRGGCSKTNVVVNQIDINALPVADFSSTPNPTSMFETEVQFADQSGSAIDNYHWDFGGLDTSNYPNPIYIFPDDTNGVYPVTLTVIDMNGCTDDITKLVTITAEYGIYIPNAFTPDFDFKNDMFGPTGFGISPEDYHFMIFDRWGEKLFDTDVLFKPWDGFYKGTRVQEGVYVWKLFFKDYNNKKHEKIGHVTIIQ
- the aroQ gene encoding type II 3-dehydroquinate dehydratase, which gives rise to MNILIINGPNLNLLGKREPEVYGNQTFDEYLVELKKGFPQINFSYYQSNVEGELINKLHEVGFSIDGIIMNAGAYTHTSIGIADAIASITSPVIEVHISNVYAREEYRHQSLMAKNCVGVITGLGLSSYKLATYYFTIKKEAVK